DNA from Leptolyngbya iicbica LK:
ATTCAGCAGCATGAGGCCGCTCTGAGCGATCGCCTGCTCTCCTTTCTCCGCGCTAAATCTAATGTTCGGATCATTGGTTGTCCCGAAGCAGACGCCACCCGGCGCGTACCCACGATTTCTTTTGTGGTAGATGGCATTGCCAGCGATACGCTGCCGCCACGTCTTGATCCCCATCAGATTGGCATCCGCTATGGCCACTTTTACGCCCTGCGGCTCATCGAAGACCTCGGCCTCATGCCCCAAAATGGGGTGGTGCGGGTAAGCATGGTGCACTACAACACGCTGGAAGAATGCGATCGCCTGATTGCCCTGTTAGACGACCTTTTTTGAACTCCCAACCCCAAGAGGTTTCTCCGTTGTTTAACAGACGCTGCACGATTGGACACTGCAAACTTGACGACGGGCATCCGAATCATCTCTCATAGACCGGATGAACCAGGGGTAGTCCCTAATAAGTAAGGATAGCTATAAATAGCTCCACACAGGGCTTTCAGCGCTTGGATGACTTTGCGAGAGCTCAAGTAAACCGCTCACTTTCACCCGTTGGGTAGCAATATGGCTTGGATATCCACGAAATAATCAACGTTAGGCTCTTTGCCTTTAGTCAATACTGAGATGCTTTCACCCATATAGCAATTCGACCAAACTATTGCAGTTAGGGAGTTTCAAGTGTCCTTACACGTTTAGGACTACCGAACCAGGCTTTGAAAGCGGTGTGATCGCTGGTCGCCGTTGCGGTTTGTGCGAGCCTTAGCAGAGGTTGGCAAAGTAGACGCCGTAGGGGGGCAGTTCCAATGTGTGGTGAAAGCTGCGATCGCTAAACACATTTTGTGCTGTCGGTTCGCACTGAGGAAAGCGGGTCATGTCTTGATAGACCGTATCGGCACTGAGGTTGAATAGACAGAGCAACTGCTGCTCGTCGCAGGCGCGAATGAATCCGACCAGGGGTTCGGCGTCCAGCTTCAGCAGATGTAAGTCACCGCCCTGGAGAGCGGGCTGCAACCGCCGCCAGTGAATCAACCGGCGATAGCGGTGCAGCAACGAACTGGGGTCCGCTTCTTGCACATCGACCGCGTAGGGCAGGTGCTCCTCGGGAATCGGCAGCCAGGGTTCTGCAGCCTTGGTGAATCCGGCCTGGTACGCCGCTTGGCGCCAGGGCATGGGCGTACGCGAGCCATCCCGCCCAAGTACCTGCGGATAGCCTTGAATGCCGAAGGGATCCTGCATTTTTTCGTGGGGAATGTCGGCCTGGGTAAGCCCCAGTTCGTCGCCCTGATAAATGCAGCAGTTCCCTTTCAGAGAAATGATCAACGCCGCAAACATGCTGTCAAAGGCATCCCGCAGGAACTCTTCGGTGGGCTGGTACTTGCTCCAGCGACTCTTCAACCGGGGAAAATCGTGGGTGCCTGCCGTCCAACAAATGACACCATCATCAAACAGGGTATCGACCTGGTGGATCAGATGCTTGACTCGCTGAGCAGTGAGCGGTTCGTCGGTCATGAGCGACGAGTTGTACGCCGTATGCAGGCGATCGCGCCCTCTGACGTAATCGCTAGAGGTAGACAACGCATCTTCGGCGCTGCTGATTTCCGCTAGGGTGGTGGCGTCGTATTCATCCATCAGTTGGCGAATCGGTTTGAGCAGCTTCAGCGTTTCGGCCTGACAAAAGTTGTAGAGATTGACCTGGGAAAAGAACGGATCCGTGGGGGAAGCGCCGGCGGGTCGTGGCTTATCGGCTGGCCGCATGGGATTGTCTTGCAGAGAGCGATCGTAGGTAAAGAAATTCACCACATCAAGGCGGAAGCCATCGACCCCCATCTCTAGCCAAAAGCGGGCCGTATCGAGGATGGCGTCCAACACGTCTGGGTTGTACCAGTTCAAATCGGGCTGACTGTCGAGAAAGTTGTGGAGATAGTATTGCTGCCGTCGCGGTTCCCAGGTCCAGGCGCTGCCGCCAAAGGTCGAGAGCCAGTTGTTGGGGGGCGTGCCGTCGGGTTTAGCATCCACCCACACATACCAGTCGGCCTTGGGATTGTCGCGGCTCAGGCGACTTTCTTCAAACCAGGGGTGTTGGTCCGAGGTGTGATTCCACACCTGGTCGATGAGTACCTTGAGGCCGCGATCGTGGGCCGCGTGCAGGATGTCTTTAAAGTCATCCAGGGTGCCAAAGATAGGATCGACGTCGCGATAGTCGGAAATGTCGTAGCCAAAGTCTTTCATCGGCGACTTAAAGAAGGGCGAAATCCACACGGCATCCACTCCTAAGCTCGCTACATAGTCGAGCTGTTGCAAAATGCCAGGCAGATCGCCAATGCCATCCCCCGTACTATCCATAAAGCTGCGGGGATAGATCTGGTAGATGACGGCACTGCGCCACCAGGCGGAAGAGGAAGTCATAACATCGGTCCTTGGTTTCGACAGTCGAAATTGGGGGCGTGGCGATCGCCCTTCATTCCTTGTTTTGACGGCTAGCGGTGGCAGAACGGTGGCCCACCGGGAGCAAATCGGCCTCGGCCCCCGCTCCGGCCCCATTGGGATGTGCCTCGGCCTCATTCGCCGCCGTCGATTGGGATTGGCTGGCGTCAGCGGCTGTGGCCTCTGCAGGCTCAGATGAGCTAGTTAACTGGGTTGGCGGCGTGAGATTGCCAAAGAAATAGCCATAGCCCCGCAGACGCAACATGCCATCGTTGCGCTTAGCCGCTGGTTTGGCCCCAGTGGCGGTGATACACGGCAGCCAATCTTCGTGCAGATCAAAGTGGGCCGTATCCGGACTCAGGTTAAAAATGCACAGCAGTCGCTGCTGGGGAGCCTCGCGGATGAACGCAAACACGGGCTCATCCGTATCCAAAATTTCGCAATCGCCCTGCATCAAGGCCGGCTGATGTTTACGCCAGTGCAGCAGGCGTCGCCAGGTGTTGAGCAGTGAGCTGGGATCCTGGGTTTGGGCATCGACGGCCCGCGATCGGTGGACGTCGGGAATCGGCAGCCACGTATCTTCGTGGGTCGAGAAGCCGGCACTGACGGCGGTCGCTTGCCAGGGCATGGGGGTGCGGGAGCCGTCGCGTCCGACCACATCAGGATACAGCGCCTTGCCAAAGGGATCTTGAATTTGGTTCACCGAAATGTCTTCGGGAATGCGGGCTTCGGTCAATCCCAACTCGTCGCCTTGATACAGGCAGAGGGCACCGGGCATGGTCACCAACATGGCCGCCGCCTGGTGATAGAAGGTTTCGGGATAGGGGGTGCCGGTGGCATCCTGGCCCAACCAGCGACTCCGCAGCCGCCCATAGTCGTGATTGCCCACAACCCAGCAGTTGCCGCCGTCAGTAAAATACTTGTCCACTTTTTCGAGGGTGCGGCGCATGAGGGTGGCGCTGATGGGTTCTTCGACCAATAACGCACTGTTGTAGGCGAGGTGCGATCGCCCCTCCCCCTGCACATATTCACTGGATAGGGCGATGGAATCTTCGCACAGCGTCACCTCGGCCAGGGTCACCGTATCGGGATATTGATTCACCAGTTCTCGAATCGGGTTCAACGCATCCAGCGCTTCGGGACGGCAAAAGCTGTACTTAAACATCATTTTGGCCATCGGATTTTCAGGATCAATGCCGTCAGGATGGGGGCTGCCCTCGGGGCGCATCGGCTCGTCCCGCAGCTCCGGGTCGTGGATGAAAAAGTTCGGCGCGTCAATGCGAAACCCGTCAACGCCGCGATCAAGCCAAAACTTGGCCCGCTGCAAAATGGCGTCTACCACTTCCGGGTTGTCCCAATTCAATTTGGGCTGGCTGCGCAAAAAGTGGAAGAGAAAATACTGTTCCCGCTTGGGTTCCCACGCCCAGGCCGAGGCTCCATTAAAGGCCGACAGCCAGTTGTTTGGCGGCGAACCATCCGGCTTTGGGTCCGCCCACACGTACCAATCCGCTTTGGGATTATCGCGGCTTTCGCGACTTTCCAAAAACCAAAAGTGGCGATCGCTAGTGTGGCCCCACACCTGGTCCACCACCATCCGCAAACCCCGAGCGTGGGTCAGCGCCAGCAGTTTGTCGAATACATCCAGATCACCAATGACCGGATCGATGTCGGTCATGTCCGTAATGTCGTACCCCAGATCATCCATCGGTGACTCGTAAATCGGGGTCAGCCAAATCGCGTCAACGCCGAGTGCCGAGATGTAATCCAGCTTTTCGATGATGCCGTACAAATTGCCCCGGCCATCACCATCGGTATCCAAAAAGCTCCACGGCACAATCTGATAAATTACGGCGTTTTGCCACCATTCCACAGTTTGCATACAGACTTCCCTTCCCAGATTGCAAAGAACAACTGCCGAATCATTTGCGGACTCAAAGCAGTGATGAAGGAGATACCTCTAAGCCACCAAGAGCCACGTAGAGAAGATCCAGCGACGAGGGGTGTTGTGGACTAGTCCATCCAGTCTGCTAAACGTATGGCGAAGTATCTACTACGTAATTTTTATTGTGAGCGTCCCGCCAAATTGCTACATCTATCCGGTGAAAGAGGCGGGGACTCGACCACTGACAGAATTCGTGAGGGGCTGAAGAGCCACCAACTTCAGCGGGGGGCGGCTCAGCAGCCGGTCACCTTGTCTCCAAAATGTATAGCGTTGCTCAGATAGCTCCGTTCATTAATTTGACGGAAAAACGAGGAGCTTAGGTTAGGAAGCAGGATTTTTCAAATCCAACCCAAGTTTTGTTGAGCAAGCATCTTGCTTGCCCCAGGACAGCCGAGACGGCTGTCCACACTTCGATTCAATGCCCATACTTTAAACTTTTGGGCTCTCGGCACCTGACTGGGGATGGCTATACGCCCAATGGAGTTCCACAGCAGTCCGATGTGATTACAGAGACTTTTTGAATTGAACACACAAAGCTCCGCCCCAAACGCCGCGAGCCCCGCTGGCGAAAGGGAGGTCTAAGTGCTCAGTGCTGATGGAATGGCAGATCTTAGGCAGACTGCAAGTCAGTGAACTTGGCGTAGCCATCAGACTTTGCTGGAGTGAAAGGAATGTCAGCTTCTCAGAAGGGAATATTAATCCTTTAATTCTGGAAAAATAAGCCTTTGATGGAAAGTTGAGAATGGAGAATAGGAGATTCGTTGGCACAGCTCCTCTGTAAGAGGCACTCCTGACCTCTGCGGTGCGATTGTCCGCCGGACACCCTACGGGAACGCAGCACCTCTACCAGCCAAGAGAATTCCCTTAATTGAATGAGTTAAAAATGGAGAATAGGAGATTCGTTCGCGGAGCGTCTCCAGGGGAGAAACTCCTGACCTCTGCGGTGCGATTGTCCGCCGGACACCCTACGGGAACGCAGCCCCTCTACCAACTGAGCTAATTCCCCGAATTGAATGAGTTGAAATGGAGAATAGGAGATTCGAACTCCTGACCTCTGCGGTGCGATCGCAGCGCTCTACCAGCTGAGCTAATTCCCCAGGTTTTGTGGATGGGGTAGCGCAACGGCGCACTTCTGAGGTGCGAATGGCCTTCGGCCAGGCTCTGCCTACGCAGCGCTCTACCAGCTGAGCTAATTCCCCCTATCGAATTGCTATCCTAGCAGAATCCGATGCTGGCAAGGAACGCAATTCCCTTTATGGTCAACAGTTTGCAGTCCTTACAAATATCCATCGAGCGGGAACTGTTGCCTCATCTCAAGCTAGAGAGCATAGAACCCTACAATCCCGTGGTGGTGCATCAGGTGCCGTATCCGTGGAAATGTTTGGGATCCGGGAATTACGCGGCAGTGTTGGCGCATCCTGACTATTCAGAGCAGGTGGTCAAGGTATATGCACCGGGGCGACCAGGCATTAAAGAAGAGGCCGAAGTCTATCGGCGATTGGGCCATCATCCAGCGTTTTCTGAATGTTATGCCAATGGCGAAAACTTTTTGGTGCTAAAGCGACTGCGCGGAGTGACGCTGTACGACTGCGTGAACCAGGGTATCCCCATTCCGCCGCAGGTGATTCACGATATTGATGCCGCGCTAGAGTTTGCCCGGAGTCGCGGATTGCATCCCCATGATGTGCATGGGCGGAATGTGATGATGAGCGAGGGACGTGGTCTGGTGGTGGATATTTCAGACTTCCTAAATGCTGCACCGTGTCGCGCCTGGGAAGATGTGAAGCGGGCTTACTGGTGGGTCTATCGGCCCGTCCTGCGATCGCTACAGTTGCGCGTACCTTACGCTTTGCTGGACGGGGTGCGGGCGGGGTATCGCCTCTTTCGGCGGTTTTGGCCCTGGCAAGGAATATGAGTGAAGGTTCAGCGCCTGACTCCTTGCTGAGTTTGCCCTATATCCCCACCTGAGGGATGGGCTTGAAATAAACGTACTGGCTCCTCGTGGGCCTTGGTTCCACCTACTCACCGCCTCACCTACTTATCACCACCGAGACCTTAATTTCCCGCCAATCTCTTACCTACCCATCACTACCGGAATTCTACCTCGCCCGCCGATCCCGACGCCCTTTGCCTCAAGACTCACTGTTGGGCCTGGTGGGTAGATCGAGTCGAGCGATGATAGCGGCGACGATTTGCTTTGGGGTCTGGTTGTTGCCAATATCAACAGCGATCGCATCCTCGGGCTCCTCCAAAATTGCGAGTTGGCTATCGAGCATCTCAGCCTGCATGAAATGGTCTTGACGCTGTTGGAGCCGCGATCGCAGCATGGCCGCCTCACCCTTGAGATAGACAAACTGAATCGCCTCATCGCCATCAGGGCGCAAAACGTCTCGATAGCGCTGCTTCAGGGCTGAGCAGGTGATAATCGCTGATTTTCCTTGTTGCTGTAGCGCGACGATCTGGGCTCGCAGGGCTCGGAGCCAAGGCCAGCGATCGCGCTCTTCTAGCGGCACTCCCTGGCTCATTTTGGCCACATTGGCCGGACTGTGAAAATCATCCCCCTCGACAAAGCGCCAGCCCAAATGAGCCGCCAAGCATTGCCCTACGGTGGTTTTGCCGGAGCCAGCGATGCCGATCAAGATCACAATCATGGTTACTTTGTAGACTTTCCAAAATCTTGTATTGTTATCTATCTATAGAACATATAGATTTTGCAAGCACATGTTCACAACTTTATCCACTTCCCTACCGCCTCTCACCTTAGGGGCTAAAACCGCTCACTATCCGATCATTCAGGGGGGCATGGGCGTCCGCATTTCAGGCGCTAACTTAGCGGCTGCGGTGGCTAATGCCGGTGGCGTCGGGGTGATTTCATCCGTCGGCTTGGGGCTCCGAATCCTGGAAGCCAACACCGACGACGCCCGAGGCAGCTGGAGCGATCGCTACTTTGAGGCCACCAAGCAGGCGCTCATCGCCGAGATTCAAACGGCCCGAGCCCTGTCTCCCCAGGGCGTCATCGGCATCAACACCATGGTGGCCGATCGCCATCACGACGCTTTGATGCAAGCGATCGCCGACCAGCCGATTGACTTCATCATTGCGGGGGCGGGGTTGCCCCTGAGTTTGCCGCGTCTCGTGCAACCGTCTCCCCATATCGCCCTCATTCCCATTGTCGCCAGTGTGAGAGCGGCCCGAGTCCTCTGTCGCAAGTGGTCACAGCAGTATCAGCGCTTGCCCGATGGTTTCATTGTGGAAAGTCCCGGCGCTGCCGGCGGACACCTGGGCGCCAAGTTGGCGGAAGTGGACGACGTCGCCCACTCGGTGGAAGCAGTCGTGCCCCAATTGGTCAACTACATTCGGGATGAACTGCAAGCGGAGATTCCCGTGATTGCCGCTGGCGGCATTTGGGATCGAGCTGACATTGACCGCATGTTGGCACTTGGGGCCAGCGGGGTGCAACTCGGCACTCGCTTCATCACCACCGAAGAGTGTGATGCCGACGATCGCTACAAGACCTACCATCTCCAAGCTCGGGCAGAAGATGTCATGCTGGTGCCCAGCCCAGTCGGATTGCCAGGTCGCGCGATCCGAAATCCTTTCATTGAGAAAGTGATGGCGGGCGAATCGCTCCCCAAAACTCGCTGTGTGAATTGTTTGGTGCGCTGCAAGTACCGTGACCAGAAAGAGACCTATTGCATTCTCCATGCTTTGAATCGCGCGGCGAATGGAGACGTGGAAAACGGTCTGATTTTTGCGGGCAGCAATGCGGGGAAGAGCGATCGCCTGCGTTCTGTGGCTGACTTGATGCAAGAACTGGTGGGCGATGCTACACCTCAGGCAGCGGTTTGATGGACGTGCTGCAGTGACGGCAAGCTAGGGAACTGCCCCGTTCTGAGGATCATGACTCGATCCGCAGAACAGGTTATTGAGCCGAAGCGCGATCGTCCTTGTTGAGCGTGCCGCTTTAGTCCGGGATGGCATCCCCTCCTGGGCTAATCTTGTAGGGGTTTAGAAACAGCTGCAGCGCCCTGTTTGACAAAGAAGAAACGTTCAATGGCAGTGGCCAATACGTTGACACCTGGCAAGNNNCAACTTAGTCTATACAATCACCGCTAGCTTCTGCTAAACGAGGTGTCTGCGATTCTCTGATAGGCTCGTACAAAACCCCTACAGGATTAGCTCCTGGGAGGGGCGATGGGGTGGGTTAGTGAAGTTGATTGCCGCTATCTGACCCACCCCGCCCTGCGGGCACCCCTCCAGTGGAGGGGATTAGCCGTTGCCGAACTAATGCTAAACACATGCGCGCGATCGCCTTTCTACTCACCCTGCGCCACCCCAGACTGCCAGTTCTCAACCCGTCGACATTGAGTTGCCATGTTTTCGAGCCATGCCGATATAAAAAACCTGGGTAATGTCGTCAAACTTGGCCCACAAGCTGCCAGTTTGCCAGTAATACCAAAGCGTTTGCAATTGGCTCAGGGGATGGCGCCCGAACAGATCGAAGCCCTGAATCTCCACCTCCCAAAAGTCGGCTTGCTGGAGGTGCCGCGTTAACTCCTCCGGGGAAACAAATTGACGCCAATCGTGAATGCCCTGGGGAATCAGCCGCAGCCAATCTTCTAGCAGCCAAATCATCAACAGGCGAGATTGCCAGGTGCGATTGAGCGTGTCAAACAATAAAAAGCCACCGGGTTTGAGCACGCGGCCAATTTCCGCAATGGTGGTGGGCACGCTCTGCACATGCTCCAGCACATCGACACAGGTGACAATGTCGAAGCGATCGCCCGCAAAGGGCAATTGTTCCGCTACGCCCGTGTGATAGTCGATAGCCAGCCCCGTGGATTGAGCATGGGCTTGTGCTGCCGCAATGCACGCCGCCGATTGATCGATGCCGGTAACGACCGCACCGCGCTGGGCCAAAAATTCGCAGGTATAGCCGCCGCCACAGCCCACATCCAGCACTTGCAGACCGCGCCAGTCGGGCACGTAGCGGTCAAAAAATTGAAATCGCAGCGGATTCAGCTGACTCAGCGGAAAGACGGTGGCGGTTTCGTCCCACCACTGGGCTGCTTGCTGGTCGTAAAATGCGAGATTGTTGCGCTCCATTCGGCTCGTGTCTCAGGTTTCCATCATTATCCCCGTCTTCAACGAAGCGAGTGCCCTGAACCGCACGCTGCGATGCTTGCAGATTCTCGATCCACCCGCTCACGAAATTATTGTGGTGGATGGGGGCAGCACGGATGCCACGGTAGCGATCGCCACCCAACACCAGGCCACCGTGATCATTGCCCCCCAACGGGGCCGCGCCCCACAAATGAATGCGGGGGCCGAGTTAGCCACGGGGGCAATTCTCTGCTTTGTTCACGGTGACACCCTCGTCCCCGATGATCTGGTCGCGGTGCTGCGTCAAACCTTGGCGGATGCCGCGATCGCGGGGGGCGGCTTTATCTCCATCATGGCGGGAGGGCAACGCACTCGTTGGGGCGTGACGCTGCATAATGCGCTCAAAACCTACTATGCCCCGCTGATATTTCGTCCCCGGCGCTTTTTTCGCGATGGCCTACGGGTGTTATTTGGCGATCAGGCCATCTTTTGCCGCCGCCGAGACTTTTGGGCCTGCGGCGGTTTTGATGCCACCTTGCCCATTATGGAAGACGCCGATCTCTGTCAGCGGTTATCCACGTTAGGCCGCATTTGCCAGCTCAACCGGGTGGTACAAAGCTCCGATCGCCGCGTGGCCCAGTGGGGCACCCTCAAGGCCAACTTTATTTATCTCGCGATCGGGTCGCTCTGGGCCATGGGCGTTTCGGCCACCTGGCTCAAACAATTCTATGAAGACGTGCGCTGATTGAGCGCCCAACTATAGGGCAAAAATTGAACGGTGACGCGCTCCGGCAAGTTCAACTCCGGGCGATGCTGGCAGATGTAGTCAGGCATCGAATCAGCGACAGTCAAAAAATCCGTTGCATACCATTGGAAAATCTTGCTGCAATACAGGGTTTGCTGAGTCGCATCGTAGCGGACTTTATCGTCATTGCCGATGAACCGACGGACATCTTCGGTGAGTTGCTCAGCCAACCGGGCTGGCTCATAAGCTTCGGTTCGCAATAGCGGACAGCCCACCGACGCACAGACTAAGGCGAAGTGAATGCGCGGGTCGGAAAATCTTGCCCGTAGCAGGCCATGCTCAATGCCGTTGAGGCTGAGGGGCTGCTCGTTTAAGTGATAAACCGTTCGGTTGAAAAAGCGGAGAAACACCAGCCAGTTCGGCACGCCCAGGAAAGTGGGCCGAATGGAGGCGATGGGATACTTTTGCAGCACCTGGCGAATCGTCAGCGCGTTGTAGAGGTTCAGGAGTAGTGCGATCGCTTCGTCCCGTTCCAAGGTGCTGAGTTCAGATACAGATAGCGATTCCAGCCAGGCATCCAACTCTGGATAAGACTCTGACTGCCAGGCCGCATAATCCACCTGACCACAGTCATTCACATAACGCTTTAGCATGGTGTCCCAGGGGGCAAAGTCAGGCATTAGGCTTCGTTCTCGTGCAGCAACACTCAAGGAATGGTCCGTGTTTGGGAGCTTAACACCCCTGCGTCACTTCGCTTGGACGGTGGTGAAACGACTCATCCGCCAAAAATTTCCAACCGTTGAGCGAATTTCGACAGCGGAGTTAGCAAGTTGGTTGGCGAGCGATCTCCCGCCACCGCTACTCATCGATGCCCGCCAGGCAGAAGAGTATGCCGTCAGCCATTTGCCCGGGGCACACCACTGGCCGACCTTGGCCGCTGTGCAACAGGCAGCGGTAAGTGCCGATGCTGCGATCGTGGTGTATTGCTCGGTAGGCTACCGTTCTGCGCGGTTGGCCCAGCAGTTGCAAGCCGCAGGCTATACCCA
Protein-coding regions in this window:
- a CDS encoding TIGR04283 family arsenosugar biosynthesis glycosyltransferase, with the protein product MSQVSIIIPVFNEASALNRTLRCLQILDPPAHEIIVVDGGSTDATVAIATQHQATVIIAPQRGRAPQMNAGAELATGAILCFVHGDTLVPDDLVAVLRQTLADAAIAGGGFISIMAGGQRTRWGVTLHNALKTYYAPLIFRPRRFFRDGLRVLFGDQAIFCRRRDFWACGGFDATLPIMEDADLCQRLSTLGRICQLNRVVQSSDRRVAQWGTLKANFIYLAIGSLWAMGVSATWLKQFYEDVR
- a CDS encoding DUF547 domain-containing protein, translating into MPDFAPWDTMLKRYVNDCGQVDYAAWQSESYPELDAWLESLSVSELSTLERDEAIALLLNLYNALTIRQVLQKYPIASIRPTFLGVPNWLVFLRFFNRTVYHLNEQPLSLNGIEHGLLRARFSDPRIHFALVCASVGCPLLRTEAYEPARLAEQLTEDVRRFIGNDDKVRYDATQQTLYCSKIFQWYATDFLTVADSMPDYICQHRPELNLPERVTVQFLPYSWALNQRTSS
- a CDS encoding gluconokinase, which produces MIVILIGIAGSGKTTVGQCLAAHLGWRFVEGDDFHSPANVAKMSQGVPLEERDRWPWLRALRAQIVALQQQGKSAIITCSALKQRYRDVLRPDGDEAIQFVYLKGEAAMLRSRLQQRQDHFMQAEMLDSQLAILEEPEDAIAVDIGNNQTPKQIVAAIIARLDLPTRPNSES
- a CDS encoding alpha-glucosidase family protein, yielding MTSSSAWWRSAVIYQIYPRSFMDSTGDGIGDLPGILQQLDYVASLGVDAVWISPFFKSPMKDFGYDISDYRDVDPIFGTLDDFKDILHAAHDRGLKVLIDQVWNHTSDQHPWFEESRLSRDNPKADWYVWVDAKPDGTPPNNWLSTFGGSAWTWEPRRQQYYLHNFLDSQPDLNWYNPDVLDAILDTARFWLEMGVDGFRLDVVNFFTYDRSLQDNPMRPADKPRPAGASPTDPFFSQVNLYNFCQAETLKLLKPIRQLMDEYDATTLAEISSAEDALSTSSDYVRGRDRLHTAYNSSLMTDEPLTAQRVKHLIHQVDTLFDDGVICWTAGTHDFPRLKSRWSKYQPTEEFLRDAFDSMFAALIISLKGNCCIYQGDELGLTQADIPHEKMQDPFGIQGYPQVLGRDGSRTPMPWRQAAYQAGFTKAAEPWLPIPEEHLPYAVDVQEADPSSLLHRYRRLIHWRRLQPALQGGDLHLLKLDAEPLVGFIRACDEQQLLCLFNLSADTVYQDMTRFPQCEPTAQNVFSDRSFHHTLELPPYGVYFANLC
- a CDS encoding rhodanese-like domain-containing protein, coding for MFGSLTPLRHFAWTVVKRLIRQKFPTVERISTAELASWLASDLPPPLLIDARQAEEYAVSHLPGAHHWPTLAAVQQAAVSADAAIVVYCSVGYRSARLAQQLQAAGYTHVMNLEGSIFEWHNQGQPLVVDGKPTQAVHPYNRTWGLLLASPE
- a CDS encoding NAD(P)H-dependent flavin oxidoreductase → MFTTLSTSLPPLTLGAKTAHYPIIQGGMGVRISGANLAAAVANAGGVGVISSVGLGLRILEANTDDARGSWSDRYFEATKQALIAEIQTARALSPQGVIGINTMVADRHHDALMQAIADQPIDFIIAGAGLPLSLPRLVQPSPHIALIPIVASVRAARVLCRKWSQQYQRLPDGFIVESPGAAGGHLGAKLAEVDDVAHSVEAVVPQLVNYIRDELQAEIPVIAAGGIWDRADIDRMLALGASGVQLGTRFITTEECDADDRYKTYHLQARAEDVMLVPSPVGLPGRAIRNPFIEKVMAGESLPKTRCVNCLVRCKYRDQKETYCILHALNRAANGDVENGLIFAGSNAGKSDRLRSVADLMQELVGDATPQAAV
- the ubiG gene encoding bifunctional 2-polyprenyl-6-hydroxyphenol methylase/3-demethylubiquinol 3-O-methyltransferase UbiG, with product MERNNLAFYDQQAAQWWDETATVFPLSQLNPLRFQFFDRYVPDWRGLQVLDVGCGGGYTCEFLAQRGAVVTGIDQSAACIAAAQAHAQSTGLAIDYHTGVAEQLPFAGDRFDIVTCVDVLEHVQSVPTTIAEIGRVLKPGGFLLFDTLNRTWQSRLLMIWLLEDWLRLIPQGIHDWRQFVSPEELTRHLQQADFWEVEIQGFDLFGRHPLSQLQTLWYYWQTGSLWAKFDDITQVFYIGMARKHGNSMSTG
- a CDS encoding alpha-glucosidase family protein, which produces MQTVEWWQNAVIYQIVPWSFLDTDGDGRGNLYGIIEKLDYISALGVDAIWLTPIYESPMDDLGYDITDMTDIDPVIGDLDVFDKLLALTHARGLRMVVDQVWGHTSDRHFWFLESRESRDNPKADWYVWADPKPDGSPPNNWLSAFNGASAWAWEPKREQYFLFHFLRSQPKLNWDNPEVVDAILQRAKFWLDRGVDGFRIDAPNFFIHDPELRDEPMRPEGSPHPDGIDPENPMAKMMFKYSFCRPEALDALNPIRELVNQYPDTVTLAEVTLCEDSIALSSEYVQGEGRSHLAYNSALLVEEPISATLMRRTLEKVDKYFTDGGNCWVVGNHDYGRLRSRWLGQDATGTPYPETFYHQAAAMLVTMPGALCLYQGDELGLTEARIPEDISVNQIQDPFGKALYPDVVGRDGSRTPMPWQATAVSAGFSTHEDTWLPIPDVHRSRAVDAQTQDPSSLLNTWRRLLHWRKHQPALMQGDCEILDTDEPVFAFIREAPQQRLLCIFNLSPDTAHFDLHEDWLPCITATGAKPAAKRNDGMLRLRGYGYFFGNLTPPTQLTSSSEPAEATAADASQSQSTAANEAEAHPNGAGAGAEADLLPVGHRSATASRQNKE